The Pocillopora verrucosa isolate sample1 chromosome 2, ASM3666991v2, whole genome shotgun sequence genome has a segment encoding these proteins:
- the LOC131790716 gene encoding proline-rich transmembrane protein 4-like isoform X2, whose protein sequence is MSNTTPFSEPESSVSQDIPYKEPTAKVAFEPLPKWDQAKETWQWVWDLHWAGFGSLFALIALYALWSLINLAKRKHRRKPLLAMAISSLLFLFGSSRAAFFFINPYESKECFLPTSCPVILTRTLFGIALPCITASFFLVHLAFLQLSKLTLYPEKLQSVKFVSCVITFHFTLVLITEIVISLSADWRSFSIVCETFFMLLSLILSASFIYSGRIILNSVHETRLSVRRFGNLHSKDSPPSNVAKLVKITYITVLLGFFSVGLQLYSIFFMHNMYSNEKSIIPKPWPWLIFQYLFRCVDLGLGCTLAYVNPRQVPHRRRSRSTIFLRNCKLIAGSSLYVQNNQSSAESGDLASPPPTAKTSVRTLVEIGIENEGGNFIFHEEEDKK, encoded by the coding sequence ATGAGCAATACAACTCCATTTAGCGAGCCTGAATCAAGTGTAAGCCAAGATATTCCGTACAAGGAACCTACTGCAAAAGTAGCATTTGAACCCCTACCAAAATGGGACCAAGCAAAAGAAACCTGGCAATGGGTTTGGGACCTCCACTGGGCTGGATTTGGGTCCCTTTTCGCACTTATAGCGCTGTACGCTCTTTGGTCACTAATTAACCTGGCGAAAAGGAAACACAGACGGAAACCTCTTCTTGCGATGGCGATAAGCTCACTTCTATTCTTGTTTGGTTCCTCGAGAGCTGCGTTCTTCTTCATCAACCCATACGAGTCCAAAGAATGCTTTCTGCCGACGAGTTGTCCGGTCATATTGACCAGAACATTATTCGGTATTGCGCTTCCGTGCATCACGGCTTCGTTTTTCCTGGTCCACTTAGCATTTCTCCAGCTATCGAAGCTTACCCTGTACCCTGAAAAACTACAAAGTGTGAAGTTTGTGAGTTGTGTGATTACTTTCCACTTCACACTTGTGTTAATCACAGAAATCGTGATATCACTGTCAGCCGACTGGAGATCATTCAGCATAGTTTGCGAGACGTTCTTCATGCTCCTGAGCTTGATTCTGTCTGCGAGTTTCATCTACAGTGGGAGAATAATTCTCAACTCTGTGCATGAAACACGGTTGTCTGTTCGACGGTTTGGAAACCTTCACAGCAAGGACAGTCCTCCCTCGAATGTTGCGAAACTTGTCAAGATAACTTACATTACAGTGTTATTGGGATTTTTTAGCGTTGGGCTACAGTTGTACTCGATTTTTTTCATGCACAACATGTATTCCAATGAAAAATCCATCATACCTAAGCCGTGGCCATggttaatttttcaatatttgtttaGATGTGTGGATCTTGGGCTTGGATGTACATTAGCTTACGTGAATCCTAGACAAGTTCCTCACAGAAGACGGTCGAGAAGCACTATATTTTTGAGAAACTGCAAGCTGATAGCAGGGTCGTCATTATATGTACAGAACAATCAGAGCAGTGCTGAGAGCGGAGATCTAGCCTCACCGCCTCCTACTGCTAAAACTTCCGTGCGGACGCTGGTTGAGATTGGGATTGAAAACGAAGGAGGCAACTTCATCTTCCATGAAGAAGAGGATAAAAAATAA
- the LOC131790619 gene encoding transmembrane protein 134-like isoform X2: MASNVPYSKQNELLNSSSEDLDNEEDADIALRTKKFKKKGRIPRPIEPNVQVQNDQDYAGKSGEFQASSSSFGASSERRKTESVGASSFGFDSQEDVSGFKKETLFWLRHPRIKENWKTVTAAFLLFVAGIAFLLAGIILTAMREDGMKIVIFFVCAAICILPGGYHIIYIYRATKGQRGYNFESIPSFQ; the protein is encoded by the exons ATGGCATCAAATGTGCCGTATAGCAAGCAAAACGAACTGTTGAACTCGAGTTCGGAGGACTTAGACAACGAAGAAGATGCCGATATAGCGTTGCGAAcgaaaaaattcaagaaaaagggGCGAATTCCAAGACCAATTGAGCCGAACGTCCAGGTACAAAATGATCAAGACTATGCCGGAAAGAGCGGAGAA ttcCAAGCCTCTTCAAGTTCATTTGGAGCAAGTTCTGAAAGGAGGAAGACTGAAAGTGTTGG tGCAAGTTCGTTTGGATTTGATTCTCAAGAAGATGTAAGTGGTTTCAAGAAAGAAACACTTTT TTGGTTAAGACATCccagaattaaagaaaattggaaGACTGTCACAGCTgcctttttgttgtttgtggCTGGAATTG CTTTCCTGTTAGCTGGAATAATCCTTACTGCTATGAGAGAGGATG GAATGAAgattgtgatattttttgtttgtgctgCTATTTGCATTCTCCCTGGAG gataTCACATAATTTACATATACAGAGCTACTAAAGGACAAAGAGGATATAACTTTGAGAGTATACCCTCATTTCAGTGA
- the LOC131790716 gene encoding proline-rich transmembrane protein 4-like isoform X1, which produces MFRDEDASYKLDICADRLLKMSNTTPFSEPESSVSQDIPYKEPTAKVAFEPLPKWDQAKETWQWVWDLHWAGFGSLFALIALYALWSLINLAKRKHRRKPLLAMAISSLLFLFGSSRAAFFFINPYESKECFLPTSCPVILTRTLFGIALPCITASFFLVHLAFLQLSKLTLYPEKLQSVKFVSCVITFHFTLVLITEIVISLSADWRSFSIVCETFFMLLSLILSASFIYSGRIILNSVHETRLSVRRFGNLHSKDSPPSNVAKLVKITYITVLLGFFSVGLQLYSIFFMHNMYSNEKSIIPKPWPWLIFQYLFRCVDLGLGCTLAYVNPRQVPHRRRSRSTIFLRNCKLIAGSSLYVQNNQSSAESGDLASPPPTAKTSVRTLVEIGIENEGGNFIFHEEEDKK; this is translated from the exons ATGTTCAGAGATGAAGATGCCTCTTATAAATTAGACATATGTG CTGACCGCCTACTCAAGATGAGCAATACAACTCCATTTAGCGAGCCTGAATCAAGTGTAAGCCAAGATATTCCGTACAAGGAACCTACTGCAAAAGTAGCATTTGAACCCCTACCAAAATGGGACCAAGCAAAAGAAACCTGGCAATGGGTTTGGGACCTCCACTGGGCTGGATTTGGGTCCCTTTTCGCACTTATAGCGCTGTACGCTCTTTGGTCACTAATTAACCTGGCGAAAAGGAAACACAGACGGAAACCTCTTCTTGCGATGGCGATAAGCTCACTTCTATTCTTGTTTGGTTCCTCGAGAGCTGCGTTCTTCTTCATCAACCCATACGAGTCCAAAGAATGCTTTCTGCCGACGAGTTGTCCGGTCATATTGACCAGAACATTATTCGGTATTGCGCTTCCGTGCATCACGGCTTCGTTTTTCCTGGTCCACTTAGCATTTCTCCAGCTATCGAAGCTTACCCTGTACCCTGAAAAACTACAAAGTGTGAAGTTTGTGAGTTGTGTGATTACTTTCCACTTCACACTTGTGTTAATCACAGAAATCGTGATATCACTGTCAGCCGACTGGAGATCATTCAGCATAGTTTGCGAGACGTTCTTCATGCTCCTGAGCTTGATTCTGTCTGCGAGTTTCATCTACAGTGGGAGAATAATTCTCAACTCTGTGCATGAAACACGGTTGTCTGTTCGACGGTTTGGAAACCTTCACAGCAAGGACAGTCCTCCCTCGAATGTTGCGAAACTTGTCAAGATAACTTACATTACAGTGTTATTGGGATTTTTTAGCGTTGGGCTACAGTTGTACTCGATTTTTTTCATGCACAACATGTATTCCAATGAAAAATCCATCATACCTAAGCCGTGGCCATggttaatttttcaatatttgtttaGATGTGTGGATCTTGGGCTTGGATGTACATTAGCTTACGTGAATCCTAGACAAGTTCCTCACAGAAGACGGTCGAGAAGCACTATATTTTTGAGAAACTGCAAGCTGATAGCAGGGTCGTCATTATATGTACAGAACAATCAGAGCAGTGCTGAGAGCGGAGATCTAGCCTCACCGCCTCCTACTGCTAAAACTTCCGTGCGGACGCTGGTTGAGATTGGGATTGAAAACGAAGGAGGCAACTTCATCTTCCATGAAGAAGAGGATAAAAAATAA
- the LOC131790619 gene encoding transmembrane protein 134-like isoform X1: MASNVPYSKQNELLNSSSEDLDNEEDADIALRTKKFKKKGRIPRPIEPNVQVQNDQDYAGKSGEVSEDKDLGYGDIWSANKFQASSSSFGASSERRKTESVGASSFGFDSQEDVSGFKKETLFWLRHPRIKENWKTVTAAFLLFVAGIAFLLAGIILTAMREDGMKIVIFFVCAAICILPGGYHIIYIYRATKGQRGYNFESIPSFQ; this comes from the exons ATGGCATCAAATGTGCCGTATAGCAAGCAAAACGAACTGTTGAACTCGAGTTCGGAGGACTTAGACAACGAAGAAGATGCCGATATAGCGTTGCGAAcgaaaaaattcaagaaaaagggGCGAATTCCAAGACCAATTGAGCCGAACGTCCAGGTACAAAATGATCAAGACTATGCCGGAAAGAGCGGAGAAGTAAGTGAAGACAAGGATCTAGGGTATGGAGATATATGGTCAGCAAATAAG ttcCAAGCCTCTTCAAGTTCATTTGGAGCAAGTTCTGAAAGGAGGAAGACTGAAAGTGTTGG tGCAAGTTCGTTTGGATTTGATTCTCAAGAAGATGTAAGTGGTTTCAAGAAAGAAACACTTTT TTGGTTAAGACATCccagaattaaagaaaattggaaGACTGTCACAGCTgcctttttgttgtttgtggCTGGAATTG CTTTCCTGTTAGCTGGAATAATCCTTACTGCTATGAGAGAGGATG GAATGAAgattgtgatattttttgtttgtgctgCTATTTGCATTCTCCCTGGAG gataTCACATAATTTACATATACAGAGCTACTAAAGGACAAAGAGGATATAACTTTGAGAGTATACCCTCATTTCAGTGA
- the LOC131790717 gene encoding protein CUSTOS: MASSCDSSEEDLAKFAVITDVVDSEVAMVHSTSPSNSKSKPSLRHWRKEEDITCSSTELITPEFRQHVAKKLSKFLDENFICSEENTHLQDDHVSSSHESLGIKLLLKSNQLILGESVKEVPSSTVARKNTKYSVSSESDTDEEELSRLAEAAVSGHSVIQEGHGGGKEKAADEPETKRKRKKEKKRSKEKRKKSKVSEELEEKKHKKRKKEKHKDKT, from the exons ATGGCTTCTTCGTGTGATAGTTCTGAAGAAGATTTGGCAAAGTTTGCTGTTATTACTGACGTTGTTGACTCAG AAGTGGCGATGGTACATAGCACTTCTCCATCTAATTCCAAGTCCAAACCAAGTCTGAG acaTTGGCGAAAGGAAGAGGATATTACCTGTTCTTCAACAGAATTGATAACACCTGAGTTTAGACAACATGTCGCAAAAAAgctttcaaagtttttggaCGAGAACTTCATCTG CTCTGAAGAAAATACTCACTTGCAAGATGACCATGTCAGCAGTTCACATGAATCCTTAGGAATCAAACTGCTCTTGAAATCCAATCAGTTAATATTGGGAGAATCTGTGAAGGAAGTGCCTAGCTCTACTGTTGCTAGAAAGAATACAAAATACTCTGTTAGCAGTGAAAG TGATACTGATGAGGAAGAATTGAGTCGTTTAGCAGAAGCAGCAGTGTCTGGGCACTCAGTCATTCAAGAAG GACACGGTGGGGGTAAAGAAAAAGCTGCAGACGAGCctgaaactaaaagaaaacggaaaaaagagaagaaaagaagcaaagaaaagaggaaaaagagtAAAGTGAGCGAAGAACTAGAAgaaaagaagcacaagaaacgcaaaaaagaaaaacacaaggATAAAACGTGA
- the LOC131790656 gene encoding uncharacterized protein: MKVLLQNKELWERFRQHQTEMMITKSGRRMCPVISLKFEDLTPRQFYTVMIDFVLMDEFRYSFDAGTNTWLPYCREMPVEEGRAKVFVHAETPWNGATLMTNGLTFKTLKLTNSPKTAEKSSQAILLSTMRRYTPRIHVLESPNGIYFDYKLRKEFYFSEMEFMAVSQYRNKNITKLKIDANPFASAYRRDGLHGQAKRRRMEGQVVCEDERTSDDGPPSNSSSVQDSIVNGDELDKESNQSSSNEHPEESSPEESCISDKQQLHERHLLSPSQEGISKAVPEVTSLTQAELNIQEQSGVISQEKLSTVSLVNQNQTPSETSDSESKLMCEESREWIWGFDQQMLVRHEFENFIEGSQITSHEIRLQNNSYAKEPFCDETKASVNRRKKYVPRRFQRRDDLSSVNTRLDSKDKEQTIEGEAVDKNNLNKKGVKLPQLSNTNSAQDTRQSEFSRCSEELGRTPNKCNSSHQPETLSSYVDAVLPSSVRTKAGVLFVIGQNASQSVSIQAEEPVVTVTSSSSRTEVLTGSSLDALIALCSKAGTNTLGNRDSTEIVNSQTVNISSLEATNELVHSKGSDFPLCKETEEASINSSIRQRSAGPNCTTLVSLTPQTDEQKTVGSCVFPMSSQCSGRASTSHATVTTFAVNKSSESTLITDLINETPKVTDTYRQSPTVTVECRAGATVVTKSCVENPIPVIVETYSGSHLSNGSKCEQQLDRKQTRYKRIAPAPRKSVNASLDEPACTASVSSSGCDGGVLYPKIVDSFTLANCNGPSAAEKSSPLPNLYFIPPCNSNLPQINQAYASSPYFGVTPVDNNFMQEFRLEKFYSLSSTREPVKSPVRPQARYYKTTRTNFSRLSLEPICSVIHPLEGFKRPSLSDNSAITEVSAQRPWGWRS; this comes from the exons ATGAAAGTTCTTCTTCAAAACAAGGAGTTGTGGGAGAGATTCAGACAACATCAGACAGAGATGATGATCACAAAGTCCGGAAG GCGAATGTGTCCAGTTATCTCACTGAAATTCGAAGACCTTACTCCGAGACAATTTTACACAGTTATGATAGACTTTGTATTGATGGACGAGTTCAGATATTCCTTTGACGCGGGAACTAATACCTGGCTACCGTACTGTCGCGAGATGCCGGTTGAGGAAGGCCGCGCTAAAGTGTTTGTTCACGCGGAAACGCCCTGGAATGGAGCTACTCTCATGACAAACGGGCTCACCTTTAAAACGCTGAAGCTCACAAACAGTCCTAAGACGGCGGAGAAATCATCACAA GCGATTCTTCTCAGCACGATGCGGCGTTACACGCCCCGCATTCACGTACTAGAAAGTCCCAATGGAATTTACTTTGATTACAAATTGAGGAAAGAGTTCTACTTCTCTGAGATGGAATTCATGGCCGTGTCTCAATACAGAAACAAGAAT ATCACTAAACTCAAAATAGACGCCAATCCATTTGCGTCGGCTTACAGAAGAGACGGATTACATGGTCAAGCTAAAAG ACGCCGCATGGAAGGTCAGGTTGTATGCGAGGATGAGAGAACCTCAGATGATGGTCCGCCGTCCAATAGTTCAAGTGTCCAGGATTCCATCGTCAACGGAGACGAGTTGGATAAAGAAAGTAACCAATCCTCTTCAAACGAACATCCGGAAGAATCTTCGCCAGAAGAAAGCTGCATCTCTGACAAGCAGCAATTGCATGAGAGACACTTACTCTCACCCAGTCAGGAAG GAATCAGCAAAGCTGTACCAGAGGTAACCAGCTTAACTCAAGCCGAGTTAAATATCCAGGAACAGTCGGGAGTGATTAGCCAGGAAAAACTATCCACTGTGTCACTAGTCAATCAAAATCAAACCCCAAGTGAAACTAGTGACAGTGAGTCGAAGCTAATGTGTGAAGAATCCCGTGAGTGGATATGGGGATTTGACCAGCAGATGTTGGTGAGACATGAATTCGAAAACTTCATTGAAGGAAGTCAGATAACCAGCCATGAGATTCGATTGCAAAACAACTCTTACGCTAAAGAGCCCTTCTGCGATGAAACTAAAGCAAGTGTGAACAGGAGGAAAAAGTACGTGCCAAGAAGGTTTCAAAGAAGGGACGATCTATCCTCAGTAAACACCCGTTTAGATTCAAAGGACAAGGAACAAACAATCGAGGGTGAAGCTGTggataaaaacaatttgaacAAAAAGGGCGTTAAGTTACCACAACTGAGTAACACCAATAGCGCGCAAGATACAAGACAATCTGAATTTTCCAGGTGCTCAGAAGAACTCGGAAGGACGCCTAACAAGTGTAACAGTTCACATCAACCAGAGACACTCAGTTCTTACGTAGATGCGGTATTGCCATCCAGTGTAAGGACTAAAGCAGGAGTTTtgtttgtgattggtcagaacgcTTCACAATCGGTGAGTATTCAAGCTGAAGAACCAGTGGTCACTGTCACCAGTTCTTCTTCAAGGACAGAGGTCCTTACAGGCTCTTCTCTTGATGCATTGATTGCGTTGTGTTCAAAAGCCGGGACAAATACGTTGGGCAACCGAGATTCAACCGAAATTGTTAATAGCCAAACAGTTAACATTTCTTCATTAGAAGCAACTAACGAATTAGTGCATTCAAAAGGTAGCGACTTTCCTTTGTGTAAAGAAACAGAAGAAGCATCGATAAATTCTTCCATTCGCCAGCGTTCTGCAGGACCAAATTGTACCACCTTAGTGTCTCTGACCCCTCAGACTGATGAGCAAAAGACTGTAGGGTCCTGTGTCTTTCCAATGTCGTCTCAGTGCAGTGGACGTGCATCAACATCCCATGCAACAGTAACTACTTTTGCGGTCAACAAGAGTAGCGAGAGTACTCTCATTACCGACTTAATAAATGAGACACCGAAAGTTACCGACACCTACCGACAGTCGCCGACAGTTACGGTTGAATGTCGGGCGGGCGCCACCGTGGTAACAAAATCTTGTGTCGAAAATCCTATCCCTGTGATTGTTGAAACATATTCTGGATCTCATTTGTCGAATGGTTCCAAGTGTGAACAACAACTGGACAGAAAACAAACGAGATACAAACGCATCGCTCCTGCTCCAAGAAAGTCAGTAAACGCCAGTTTAGATGAGCCCGCGTGCACTGCTTCTGTAAGTAGTAGTGGTTGTGATGGCGGGGTTCTTTATCCCAAAATAGTGGATTCTTTCACTCTGGCAAACTGTAATGGACCCAGTGCTGCAGAGAAGTCATCACCTTTAccaaatttgtatttcattcCACCCTGTAACTCAAACCTGCCACAAATTAATCAAGCATATGCTTCTTCGCCATATTTTGGTGTTACACCTGTGGACAACAACTTTATGCAGGAATTTAGGTTAGAGAAATTCTACTCGCTTTCTTCAACAAGAGAACCCGTGAAGTCTCCTGTACGACCACAGGCTCGCTACTACAAAACAACTCGCACGAACTTTAGCCGACTAAGCTTGGAACCGATCTGTAGCGTGATTCATCCGCTTGAAGGCTTCAAACGTCCTTCTTTATCTGATAATTCTGCCATCACTGAAGTTTCGGCTCAAAGACCATGGGGATGGCGGAGTTGA